The proteins below come from a single Ochotona princeps isolate mOchPri1 chromosome 6, mOchPri1.hap1, whole genome shotgun sequence genomic window:
- the LOC131480529 gene encoding C2 calcium-dependent domain-containing protein 4A-like: MWCLERLGLNPERLLRSGDGFFSGRARPDRIRTPACVNVLTPDRIPEFCIPPRLERSLALATLRNSWSEETGTDESAGRTDWDPRSQAALSLPHLRRTRTVYGFCALLESPHTRRKESLFLGSQDAVALRPRAHTYGGGSPGGGGGTSIVTPHCSRVSSAALTADLAVPGGHHPPQDALAPRLRDRRFLHAPAGLLSRALRIPRNPGPARAHSVSNQNKNVERGANSSFPAPESLSPLPGSQPQCLEAEGTVALGRAGCSLRLAAEYCPGSGHLRIRLLPAEGQAGGILEPRTIGCRISLVLHSPDSTRKRRAVLGQSRKAGLDQDFCFDGLTEEQVRRLAVRIKAENKGRGLERGRRLGQGELLLGSLLLL, translated from the coding sequence ATGTGGTGCCTGGAACGACTAGGCTTGAATCCCGAGCGCCTCCTGCGGAGCGGAGATGGGTTTTTCTCGGGCCGGGCTCGCCCGGACAGGATTCGCACGCCCGCGTGCGTGAACGTGCTCACCCCAGACCGCATCCCGGAGTTCTGCATCCCTCCGAGACTCGAACGCAGCCTGGCTTTGGCCACGCTCCGGAATTCTTGGAGTGAGGAGACGGGGACCGACGAGAGCGCCGGCCGCACAGACTGGGACCCGCGCTCACAGGCTGCTCTCTCGCTGCCTCACCTGCGCCGCACGCGCACCGTCTATGGTTTCTGCGCGCTGCTCGAGAGCCCGCACACCCGCCGCAAGGAGTCGCTCTTCCTCGGTAGCCAGGACGCTGTCGCGCTCCGCCCCCGGGCTCACACCTACGGCGGCGGCAGTccaggaggtggaggaggcaCCTCCATCGTGACCCCGCACTGCTCGCGAGTCTCAAGCGCAGCGCTCACCGCCGACCTCGCGGTCCCAGGCGGCCACCACCCGCCTCAGGATGCTCTCGCCCCGCGGCTCCGCGACCGCCGCTTCCTACATGCCCCGGCTGGGCTGCTGAGCCGAGCGCTGCGCATCCCAAGGAACCCCGGCCCAGCCCGCGCCCACTCCGTTTCCAACCAGAACAAGAACGTGGAGCGAGGCGCTAACTCCAGTTTTCCAGCCCCTGAGTCCCTATCGCCACTCCCAGGCTCGCAGCCCCAGTGCCTGGAAGCTGAGGGCACCGTGGCTCTGGGACGCGCTGGTTGCTCCCTGCGTCTGGCCGCCGAGTACTGTCCAGGTAGCGGGCACCTCCGCATCCGACTGCTTCCAGCAGAGGGCCAGGCCGGGGGCATCCTCGAGCCCCGCACCATTGGCTGCCGCATCAGCCTGGTCCTGCATTCTCCGGACTCCACGCGCAAGCGCAGGGCCGTGCTTGGCCAGAGTCGCAAGGCCGGCCTGGACCAGGACTTCTGCTTTGATGGCCTCACGGAGGAGCAGGTGCGCCGCCTGGCCGTGCGCATCAAGGCTGAGAACAAAGGCCGCGGGCTGGAGCGGGGccgcaggctgggccagggcgagCTGCTGCTGGGCTCCTTGCTGCTCCTCTGA